The nucleotide sequence TCGATCTTGGAAACGAAGTCCGCCTCCTTGTCGTCCAGCTCGCGGCCCAGCTTGTCCTCGATGATGTCGAGGATCGGTGTGTCGTCGAATTCATTGGGCGACTCCGGCAGGTCCTCGCCGCGGTGCATCCGCTCCATCATCGTCGCGTACTGACACGCGGCGGATATCACTTCGTCCTCCGCGGTGCAGGAGCCGAACCAGCGGTTGCCCTGGAGGCGGAGGCTGGTGCGGAAGACGCCGGTCTCGTCCTCGACGCGACCTTGGATGAAAAGGTGATTGCCGAAGATCTGGGTGACGGCGCCGTCTTTCTGGAGGCGCTCACCGCGCTTGCGCGCTTCCTCGGGGAAGCTGTTCAGGAAATTCAGCGTCGCTCTGTCCGGATTCATGGCTCGAAAAACCGCCGAGCGTGTCTCTCCGGCACCCTGCAAGAAGGACGCGACAGCGGGCCGCGACGATAGACCCCGAATTTCAATCGCCGCAATAAAAACCTCAGTCGCAATTTCTGCGGAATTTCACGCATGCAGCAGGCCGCAGGCCTTGAAGCGCTTTATTTCAGGGCTTCTCCGAGGAACTGTAACAGCATCGCCATGCAGATCCGTGCCAAGGCAGGGTTGTAACGCGGCCCCTCGTCCCGCAGGAAGGCGTGCGCGGCATTGAATTCATGCCATTCAAAGTGGCGGCCGCTTTCTTCCAAGCGGGCATGAATGAGCTCCCTGCCCTCGCGCGGGATATGCGGATCCTGCCGGCCCCAGACGAAGAGCATGCGCGCGTCGAGATCACCGATCCGCTTGAGCGTGTCGTCGCTCTTCCCCGCGCCGAGCGTGGCGGAATGAACGTCAGTGGGATAGAAGCATGCCACCGCCGAGATGCCGTCGTGGAATCCGGAGCGCAGCGAGAGATGGCCGCCGAGGCAGACGCCATGGCTGGCGATCTTGCCTGTGCAGGACTCGTGTGCCTGCAGCCACTTCACCAACACGTCCACATCCTCATCGTAGGAGTCGAGTTCCTTGGTGAACTTCAGCTCATTGCCACGGTCGGAGCCCGCCTGATCGTAGGCGAGAACGCAGCCGAGTGGCTCAAATTCATGATACACCTCCGGCACCGCGACCAGACACCCCTCGCCTGCCAAGGCAGCAGCCATCCGGCGGATGGGCCCGGTGACCTGAAAGATCTCCGAGAAAAAAATCACCGCCGGATACTTGCCTTCACCGGTCGGCGTGAAAGTGTGCACGCGCATCGCGCCGCGGGTGGTGGTCAGGTCGGTGAATCCTTCGGTCAGCGTGGCCATGGTCGGGAGCAACCTTGGCTGGCGATCCCGAGCGGGTGAAGGGGAAAGCCGGTCACTGACACCGCTCGCTTGCAAGTCGTTGCGGCCCGTTCAGGATGCCGCTGATTTGGAAAAGGATCGAGATTCAGCGATGGGAACAAAGCGACTGCTCTTCCTCTGCTCGCGCAACCGCCTGCGCAGTCCCACCGCGGAGGCGATCTTTGCCCGCGACGGGATCGAGACCGATTCCGCGGGGCTCAGTCCGGACGCGGAGGTGATCCTCAGCGACGAGCAGATCGAGTGGGCGGACCTGATCCTCGTGATGGAGACCAGCCACCGGGTGCGGCTCAATCGCGACTACGGACGCCATCTGAAGGGCAAGCGCATCGTGGTGCTCGGCATCCCGGACCGCTACGATTTCATGGAGCCCGCGCTGGTCTCGTTGCTTGAGGTACGATGTGCCCGTCACGTCACTTGAGGAAGGCCGTCCGCACGCAGGGGCGGCCATGACGCGATCGATAGACCTCTGCTCTTCAACCCCGCTTCGGGCCCGAAGTCTCGCAATTTTGCCGAAAAGTTAAATTCCGCTTACTCCAGACACAAATCACTAAACCTTTGTCGCTTCTGGTCGTAACTCTACCGTGAAGCCATCCATCCTCTCCTGCGCCGCCCTGCTGGCGGTCGCCCCCTCCCTGCTGGCTGCGGCCGAAGTGACCAAGGGCCACCGCCCCTCCGACTTCGGCTTCAAGCTCGATCCCGTTCTTCCACCCGCGATCAACGACGCAGCGGCCAAGGCCACCTTTTCCATCATCGATGGTGAGAAGGACGGCAACAGCCCCGATCTCGCCGTGCTCAAGGACGGCAAGGTCCCGACCGGCGAGGACCAGCCCGCCGCGAACTTCTTCTTCGGCGGCGATGGCGGACGGATCGGTGTCGATCTCGGGGACGTCATTTCCGTGAAGAGCGTGGCCAGCTACTCTTGGCACGGTGAGAACCGCGGCCCGCAGGTTTACAAGCTCTACGCCGCTGACGGGAAGGCGGAGGGCTTCAATGCCACGCCGAAGAAGGGCACCGACCCGAAGAGCGTCGGCTGGACGCTGCTGGCCGAGGTGGACACCCGCCCGCGGACCGGCAATGGCGGTGGCCAACACGGAGCCGAGATCGCGAACCGGGGCGGCAAGCCGCTCGGCGACTACCGGCACCTGCTCTTTGACGTCTCCAAGACCTCCGAGCGTGGCTTTGCGAACACCTTCTTCAGCGAGATCGACGTGATCGATGCGAAGCAATCCGACCTGCAACGCATCAAGCCGATCGAAAAGATCGTGAAGAACTACCGCTCGAAGGACGGGAAGTTCCGCTACACCATCGACAGCACGAAGGCACCGGCACTGA is from Luteolibacter flavescens and encodes:
- a CDS encoding basic secretory family protein; translated protein: MKPSILSCAALLAVAPSLLAAAEVTKGHRPSDFGFKLDPVLPPAINDAAAKATFSIIDGEKDGNSPDLAVLKDGKVPTGEDQPAANFFFGGDGGRIGVDLGDVISVKSVASYSWHGENRGPQVYKLYAADGKAEGFNATPKKGTDPKSVGWTLLAEVDTRPRTGNGGGQHGAEIANRGGKPLGDYRHLLFDVSKTSERGFANTFFSEIDVIDAKQSDLQRIKPIEKIVKNYRSKDGKFRYTIDSTKAPALTEWSEKELLPVIEEWYPKLVAMMPSDGYRAPDQVLFEYRDDMGGTPAYAIGNRIALSAPWYKGQLTNEAKGCAVHEMGHVVQNYWRARQTNRNPKDTPGWVTEGICDYIRWFLYEPQSRGAHVRDVRQAKYDASYRTTANFLDWVIKEKDKDLLKKLNAAAREGRYEEKLWKDWTGLTVQELGEEWKKAVADGKR
- a CDS encoding low molecular weight protein tyrosine phosphatase family protein — protein: MGTKRLLFLCSRNRLRSPTAEAIFARDGIETDSAGLSPDAEVILSDEQIEWADLILVMETSHRVRLNRDYGRHLKGKRIVVLGIPDRYDFMEPALVSLLEVRCARHVT
- a CDS encoding dienelactone hydrolase family protein, whose product is MATLTEGFTDLTTTRGAMRVHTFTPTGEGKYPAVIFFSEIFQVTGPIRRMAAALAGEGCLVAVPEVYHEFEPLGCVLAYDQAGSDRGNELKFTKELDSYDEDVDVLVKWLQAHESCTGKIASHGVCLGGHLSLRSGFHDGISAVACFYPTDVHSATLGAGKSDDTLKRIGDLDARMLFVWGRQDPHIPREGRELIHARLEESGRHFEWHEFNAAHAFLRDEGPRYNPALARICMAMLLQFLGEALK